From the Lysinibacillus fusiformis genome, the window CTACTTGAAGAAGCACAGGATTTTCCCAAGGATGGTCCTATCCTGATTATTACAGATGGTCAATGTGATCGTTTAGCCATTAAAAGAGAGCATGCCTTCGTACTACCACAAGGGGCCAAGCTACCATTTGTGCCCAAAGGCGAGGTATTTAGAATGAAATAGCTTCACCTATCTACAAATGTTTGAAATGAATTTTGTTGGTGAAATATAAAAAGTGAACGCACTTCATGAGCAAATTCTAAAGGAGATGACAGATGATTACATTTGATAATGTCTCAAAACAATATGATAACGACCAAATAGCTGTCAAAGAACTAAATGTAGAAATTAAAAAGGGTGAATTCTTTGTTATTATCGGTCCTAGTGGATGTGGCAAAACGACTTTATTAAAGATGATTAATCGATTAATCCCCTTAACAGCAGGCACCATCTGGATTAATGATAAAAGAATTAGCGATTATAATATCCATGAGCTGCGTTGGAGTATCGGCTATGTACTACAGCAAATCGCCCTTTTTCCACATATGACGATTGAAGAAAACATTGCCATTGTGCCAGAGTTGAAGAAATGGAGTAAAAAGAAAATCCATCAGCGAGTGGACGAACTATTAGCGTTGGTGGGGCTAGAGCCTGCAAAATATCGTCAGCGTAAACCAAAGGAATTATCAGGAGGCGAACAGCAAAGGGTTGGCGTTGTTCGAGCCTTGGCAGCTGATCCAGAGATTATTTTAATGGATGAGCCCTTTAGTGCGCTAGACCCTATCAGTCGCACCAAACTACAGGATGATCTACTAGAGATGCAGCGTACCATCCAGAAAACCATTGTATTTGTATCTCATGATATGCAGGAAGCGCTGAAATTAGGGGATCGCCTCTGTATTATGAAAGATGGCGAAATTGTTCAGATAGGCACGCCACAGCAATTGCTGCAAAATCCTGTAAATGATTTTGTCCAACAGTTTATTGGTGGCAAGCAGACAGATCAATGGTTTACGATGCATGATGTGCTACAACCAATCGTAGCCACAAACGACTTTGAGGATACGATTCCTGTCGATGCTTCGTTTACGATGCTTCTTGAAAAATTAGCGAAGCATGACTTGCTGGGTGTCGAAGAGAATGGCAAGCGCATTGGCATGGTGACAAGAGCTTCTATGCTGCGTTATTTAGCAGAGGATTCTAAGAAAAGAGGACATGCACATGGTGGCTAATGTGGTGGATGTATTTCAGGAACGGAAGGCACAGCTACTAGCGGCATTGCTAGAGCATATCCAAATCTCTTTTATTGCGCTATTTTTTGCTGTCCTCATCGCCATTCCTCTAGGTATCTATTTAACCAATAAAAAGAAAATAGCAGAAAGCATTATTGGGGTCAGTGCGGTGCTGCAAACAATTCCTTCCTTAGCGTTGCTCGGCTTATTGATTCCTTTATTCGGTATTGGGAAAGTTCCCGCTATTATTGCGTTAGTCGTCTATGCGCTGTTGCCTATTCTACGAAACACCTACACGGGGATTAATGAAGTCGATCCATCATTGAAGGAAGCGGCATTAGCGATGGGGATGAATCGATCAAAGCGTTTAGTAAAGGTTGAGCTACCACTCGCTATGCCTGTTATGATGGCTGGTATTCGCACAGCAATGGTGCTGATTGTGGGGACTGCAACATTAGCGGCTTTAATTGGTGCAGGAGGTTTAGGGGATATCATTTTACTTGGGATTGACCGAAATAACACAGCCCTCATTCTTATAGGAGCCATTCCCGCCGCTATTTTAGCCCTGATTTTTGATGTGGCGCTCAAAAAATTAGAAACCCTGTCCTTTAAAAAAACAATGACGACTTTGAGTGCCATTAGTTTAGCGGCACTCGTAATGATTTTCTTCCCGCTACTAAGCAGTAAACAGCAAGATGAAATTGTCATTGCAGGAAAGCTTGGTGCGGAGCCTGAGATTCTTATCAATATGTATAAATTATTGATTGAGCAGGAGACAGATTTAACGGTGCAATTAAAGCCAGGGCTTGGTAAAACCTCATTTGTTTTCAATGCGTTAAAATCGGGCAGTATTGATATTTATCCTGAATTTACAGGCACAGCCATTTCGGAATTTTTAAAGGAAGAAGCGATTAATCATAACCAAGAGGACGTCTATCGTCAGGCAAAAGAGGGGATGCAGGAGCAATTCGATATGGTCATGCTTAGTCCCATGAGCTATAACAATACGTATGCACTCGCTGTATCACAGGAGCTAGCTGAGAGCTATCAACTGCAAAAAATCTCTGACCTTAAGCCGATAGAGCAGAAGGTGAAAGCAGGCTTTACATTAGAATTTAATGACCGTGAGGATGGCTATGTGGGCATTCAAAAACGATATGGGATTGCCTTTACAACGCTTGCAACGATGGAGCCAAAGCTTCGCTATCAGGCGATACAATCAGGTGATATTAATTTGCTCGATGCTTATTCAACGGATAGTGAAATTCGTCAATACAAGCTACGCGTATTGGAGGACGACCAAGCATTGTTTCCACCATACCAAGGAGCGCCTTTACTAAGGAAAGAAACGCTGACTGACTATCCAGAGATTGGAAAAGCATTAAATCAACTAGCTGATCGCATTACAGATGATGAAATGCGAGAAATGAATTATCAAGTGAATGTAGAAGGAAAGCTTGCAGCAGAAGTAGCAAAAGAATATTTAGTAAAGGTAGAATTACTAAAATAAGCCCTCTAGCTGTAGAGGGTTTATTTTTATCAATAATTTATTAATGATAAACGTTAAAAAATTATTGATAGGAATAAAAAGGGATGTATAATAGAAAGAAGGGAGGGAGATGTTGACAATGGGGCAAACAATTCAAAGTAAAGAATTTCGATGGATGACAAAGGGGCTTCGTACCGTTTTTACCATCATCATGGTGATGATGATTTTTGCCTTGACGATGCTTGCGATTTTTATGGTAGGGGCAATGGTAGTATCAGAGCAACAAGTGAATCATTTATTAGCAAAGGGGAGTGTGACAGCTGCCGTTCAGTTAGAAGGATTGGAAATGAAGCTGGCAGACCATGTGACAAGGGACATTCACTATTCAAAAAAAGATGTCGTGACCTTCCTCTTTACTGCTACAATATACATAGCTATTTTATTAATTATGATTGTACAAGTAAGGAATATTTTAAGTAATTTATCCAAAGGGATTATATTTTCACTTGCTAATAGTAAAAAAATGGAGAGAATTGCCTACTGTGTGATGGTATTGAGCTTGACAGTGAATGCATTTCGTACATATACCGTCTATCTAATCATGCAACAATTCCAACTGGAGTCCCGATTTGTAGAGTCGGGTTTGATTAAGGGGATTAGCTATCATTTTACAGGCATTCATTGGACTCTATTACTATGTGGTGTGGTGATTTGGACCATTGCACGTATTTTCCGATACGGTGCATTTCTCCAGGATGAATATGATGCAACAGCTTAGGAAGTGAGAACATGACTATAATTATTCGTTTAGATCGCATGCTAGCGGATCGTAAAATGCAGCTGAGTGAACTTGCAGAGAAGGTTGATGTCTCAATTGTCAATCTCTCTAATTTAAAAACGGGCAAGGTAAGAGCCGTACGTTTTTCTACATTAAATGCCATTTGTAAAGCTTTGGGCTGCCAGCCAGGAGACATCTTGGAATATGTAGAGGAAGAAGATCACATCTAGAAGCAAAGCAGAAAGGATTTTATGAATGACGGCTTTTAGTTTTTTAATGCTCGCTATTATAGCAGAGGTTTTTGCCAGTTCTATGCTCAAGCGTACGGAAGGCTTCACACGAATAGGGCCATCAATCGGTGTGGTAGTTGGCTATGGGACGGCATTTTATTATTTAGCCTTAACATTAAAAGTAATTCCTATTGGCACAGCCTATGCAATATGGGCAGGTTTAGGGACAGCGTTAACCGCAATTGTAGGTGTTGTCCTCTATAAGGAACGATTTAATCGCAAGAAGGTATTAGGGATTCTGTGCATTATTATGGGTGTTGTGGTACTCAATCTTGCGGGTGGTCATTAGGAGGCTGAACAGCAGTGAAAGGCTATTTATTTTTAACACTATCGATTATAAGCGAGGTCTTGGCAACAACCATGCTGAAATTCTCAGACGGTTTTACTGTACTAGCTCCATCACTGGCGGTCGCAATTGGCTATGGTATTTCGTTTTATAGCTTATCGCTCTGCTTAAAAACCATGCCCTTAAGCTTAGCCTATGCTATCTGGTCAGGTGTCGGCACAGCTTTAACCGTTCTGGTAGGCATTGTCATTTGGCACGATATGTTTACTGTTTATTCTGCGATCGGCATAGCCCTCATTATTGGAGGCGTTATCTTGTTGAATCAGGGGGATAAGGGTGGAGAAGAATTGGAATCGTGAGTGTAGGCGGATAGAAATGAGAATGTAGCGGATAGCAGGTCTAAATTGAAGGATAGCTTCGCAAAAGAGTCAGAATCAAGAGGATAAGCGGATAGAAATGAAAAAGTAGCGGATAGCGTGTCTAAATTGAAGGATAGGATTAGCAAAGTGGTGGATAGCTTCGCAAAAGAGTCGGAATCATGAGGATAAGCGGATAGAGATGCGAAAGTAGCGGATAGCGTGTCTAAATTGAAGGATAGGATTAGCAAAGTGGTGGATAGCTTCGCAAAAGAGTTGGAATCAAGAGGATAAGCGGATAGAGATGCGAAAGTAGCGGATAGCGTGTCTAAATTGAAGGATAGAAATAGCAAAGTGGTGGATAGCTTCGCAAAAGAGTTGGAATCAAGAGGATAAGCGGATAGAGATGCGAAAGTAGCGGATAGCGTGTCTAAATTGAAGGATAGAAATAGTAAAGTGGTGGATAGCTTTGCAAAAGAGTTGGAATCATGAGGATAGGCGGATAGAGATGCGAAAGTAGCGGATAGCGTGTCTAAATTGAAGGATAGAAATAGCAGATCAACGGTTAGCAGGCCAGATTCAACGGATAGCACTGCCAAAACCGAGGCTTAGCTCACTGCAATCAACCGATGAAAACGCAAAGCATGGAATGGAGAGAATTTGATGATAAAAGCTCTAATTTTTGATTTTGACGGTACAATTATTGATACAGAAACGGCGTGGTATAACGTTTTTAGAGATGCCTATGCACAATGTGGTGTTGACTTATCGTTGGCAACCTATGCTAAGTGCCTTGGTACTAATCTTCAAACTTTTAATCCCTATACATATCTTGTTACACATCATCAAATACAATTGGATGTGGAGGCATTTCAAACATCCATTCAGCAACGCCATGCACAATGGATGGAAACGGGAACGCTTAGACCTGGTATTTTAACGTTGCTACAGCAGGCAAAGGAAGCGGGTTTACAAATTGGTCTTGCTAGTAGCTCAAGTCGTCAATGGATTGATCTATATGTCGATAAACTGGGTATCCGACATTACTTTGATTGCTTTTGTACCGCTGACACTGTGACAAATGTTAAGCCTGATCCGGAGCTTTACTTGCAGGCGCTTGAACAATTGGGTGTAGAGGCTAATGAAGCTATTGCAATTGAGGATTCACCGAATGGCGCACAAGCCGCAGTAGCAGCAGGGCTTTATACAGTGGTCATGCCGAACGAGATTACCAAGCAATTACCGTTCAATACAAAACACAACACAGTGGATACATTAGAACATTGTACTATACAGGATTTCCTAGCATGCTTTTCAAAATAAACTAATGGCAAAAGCCTCCCCATTCAATGGTGGAGGTTTTTTTAGTTTCTTTGTGAAGAAGTCGCCATATTTTTTGTCGCAACATATGATAACGAGAGGGCAACTTACACGGATCAAATCGCATATTCAAACTAGAGAGGGGGCTACGAATTGAATAGTGATAAGAAAAAAAATCACTTTTTATGTGAGGCTTTAAGTGATTTGAAGGATCTTCAGGATATCATGATGAATTTTCATTCTAAATATTTTGGTCAGCTACTTATTAAAATTGTCGGGAGTGATACGATTCCATTTTTTCTAATTACCCATAGTGGTGCGCATTTAAGCTTATTGGATACAGTGAAACAGTTTGAGACAGAGTTTTTCCGCATTGAGGCTGTTGATAGAGAGCGTTGCCGTGGCACAGTGTCGTTGTTGCGTGCTTTTGATTATGAAGGAAACGATACAAATTCGATTGCAGATGTGGTGAGGTTAGAAAAAACAAGTATAGAAAAATCCATTGAACTCAGTGGGATATCGGCCATTCAGCTCTTAAAGCCAGACATGTTGAAGGGGAAATTTATCATAGAGCCGAAATGGTAGTGCCATATTAAACTACTAAAGCTAGAGCATCTGTCTATATGCAAGGGATACAAAGTGAATGTAATAGAGAGAGAATCTAATGAAAGGAAGTTTAGCTATGACGATTATTGGTATGCTGCATCATCGACTTGATCCAACAACAGTGCTCAAGTCCTATGCCTTTGCAGCAGTTGCGAAAGCTGAAGGCGCAACGTTTTTTTACTTCACACCTAAAAGTGTGGACTTTGCCAAACGTTCTATTCGAGCAAAGGTCTATGAGGATGGGCAATGGCAGGAAAAAACGATGCCCTTTCCTGATGTAATTTATAATGCAGGAAGCCCTGAGAAATTATCTGTATCGAAAGAGATTATTGACCGTTTAAAAGAGGAGATTCCATTTACAACGCATTCAATCGGGAACAAATGGAATGTGATGAAACGATTACAGGAAGCGAAGGAATTTGAACAATATTTGATTCCCTCTGAAATTGTAAAGGATGCCGATTTATTTCATAAGTTCGTTAATTATTATAAACGGGTTGTGTTTAAGCCGATTGATGGACGAAAAGGGAAGGGCATTTATTTTATTATGAAGGCGGGAGCCAAGTATTTTGAGGTTCGAAAGGATAGCATCACGACAACCTATACAAAACCACAATTGGATGCATTGATAAAGGAGCAACTTGCGTCTGGCACCTTTATTATGCAGCCGTATATTCAATCCGTTACTAGATCCGGTCAGGTCTATGATTTCCGTCTGCATGTCCAAAAAAATGGGGAAGGTAAATGGGTAGTGACGACGGTGTATCCACGTATTGCACCGAATGGCTCCATCATACCGAATATTAACAATGGCGGCTATACCAATTATTTAGATCCTTTTTTGGAGCAGGAGTTTAAGGAAGAGGCCTATAATATTCGGCGAATGCTGGAGCATTTTTCGCTATCGCTGGCGCATCATCTGGATGAAATTCAAATGGCGAAATTTGGGGAAGTTATTGATGAAATTGGCATTGATGTGGGCTTAGATCAAAATCAAAAAATTTGGATGTATGAGGTCAATTGGCGCCCAGGCTGTCCCCCTGCCTTTTACTTGGAATTAGATGTGGTCATTCATTCCATTCGCTATGCGATGTATCTTGCGAAAAATCAAAAACCTCTGAAAAAGAAAATTGTCCAACAAAAAAGTAAGCAGGTGGAGACAAAGAAAAGCCTGCCAATTATTGCGATTACGGGAAGTGCAGGGAAAACCACAACAAAGGCATTTGTTGGCTCCATCTTATCGAAAAAGTGGAATGTATTTGAATCAAAGGATTATTGGAATACGACGGAGCATACGAAAAAGCATAAGGAAGAGATCAACGATACGCATCAGGCCGTTGTATTAGAGTACGGTATGGCCTATCCAGGCATTATTACCAATCACTGTAGCATCATCCAGCCGAATATTAGTATTGTGACGAATATTGGCTTAGCGCATGTTGGGAACTTTGATGGAGATGTTAGGGGCGTTGCCAAGGCGAAATCGGAATTGATTCATGGTATGGATCAACAGGGCTTGCTCATTGTCAATCAAGATGATGACAATTCAAGATACTTAGAGACACAGCAATTCAAAGGGAAAATCATCACGGTGGGCATTAAAAAAGAAGCGGATTACCGTGCATATGATTTGCAATATAAAGATGTCGGCATGTCCTTTAAAATGAAGCTACATGGGCAAGAAATAGATTTGTATATTCCTATTTTAGGAGAACATCATGTTTACAATGCACTGAATGCAGTGGCAGTGGCTGATCTTTTAGGGTTTAGTCCCCTTGATATTCAGGCAGGGCTCAACTTTAAAAAACCGCCAAGACGCTTAACGATTTATAATTGCCGTGATGATATAACGGTTATTGATGATACGGTTCACTCTCATCCGCAGGGGGTTCGTGCTGCGCTTGATGTGTTGACGAATATTGCAACGAATCGCAAGGTAGCCATTATTGGGCAAATGCGAGAACTGGGTGTCTTGAGAGAAGAGGAGTATCGCAAGGTCGGGGAGTACGTGCATGAAATAGGCATCGATGAATTTATTACCTATGGCTTTAGGACCGACGAAATGAGTAATGCTGCCATCGCAAAGGGCATGGACCCAGCCAGAGTACACCATTTTATTAATAAGGACCAATTGCATGTCCTTCTTGAAAAGCTCATTAAGCCTCATGATACCATTCTCGTAAAAGGTGCAAGTAAAACCAATATGTTTGAAACCGTGAAATTTTTAGATCAAACGTTTAAAGAAGAATAAACGATTACGACTTCTGAAGATAAAAAAGCCCGAGTAACTGTCCACTGACTAGCGGCAATTATTCGGGATATTTTTTTCAAACTCTCAAAATAAATTTTATTTCTTTTGCTGCATTGATGGCGTGATTTCTCGCTTCCTTCAAGGTTGCACCTTCTGCAATGACATAGGCGTAACGGTGACCCATCGACAAAGGTGGGGTGAGGAGGGTGCCTTTTCTTGGTTTGACATACACTTCTACGACGCCAGTTGATTTTGTCGCTCTTGCCCTGCCAATAACCTTTTCTAAAATTCCTCTACTTTCCACAATGACATATTTTGTATAGACAAATTTTTTGTGTCTTGGTTGCAGATTAGGCTGTTCTCCTAGCAAAATCTTCAGTGTTTCTTCTACTAAACTGAAACCTAGTGCTGCTTGTAGCATATTGTTCATGGCGCCACCTGAAATTCGAGGATTGATCTCGATGAGTTTCCAACCATTTTGGGTTAATCGAAGCTCTAAATGGAGCGCCCCATTCTCAATACCAAAGGCTTTGACGATGGAATGAAGTACCTCCTCGATGCCTGATTGGATGTTTTGAGGGGCTTTCACTAGTACACCATAGCCTGTAATAATAAATCGTTTTCCTTGTGTAATTTCCTGCTCAATAATACCAATGACATGTGGTTGTCGTTGATAGACAACCGCCTCCACTAAATATTGAGGACCATCTAGATATTCTTCAATCATGATGGTTTCATAGGGATTTTTACTGCGTAGTGCTTTGAGGTGGTTATTGAGCTGATCGGCATCCGTTGCTAGTAAAACATCTTTTGAGCCTGTTGATTTAGGAGATTTTACGATTAATGGGAAGGTCAAATTTTTAGCAATGGGTTCGTTAGGTTTCATGAGCGAGAACTTTGGCGAATATGGCTGGTCTTGTAAAAACTTTCTTGTTTTTTCTTTATCCTCCATGGTTTCAATCGCGCTGGAGGATGTGTAGTTTTGACAAAATTCATCACATAACATTGAAGCAACATGGACAAAGGGATCAACAAAACTCACGATACTTTTAATATTTAATCCGGTTTTTCCTAGTTTCTCTATTTCATCTTTCATGCTCTCGATATCAAAAGTATCAATGAGTATCATTTTATGGATGTCGGGGTAGGCTCTGCGCTGCTGAAGTTGTTTTTCATTATTTGTGAAAAGTACTGTGAAGTAGCCTAATTTTTCTGCTGCCCTTGTTGCTTCACGACTAGACCCAGATTTGTTTGTACCGATAAATACAATGGCTTTCAGGTATATCACTCCTTCTATTGGTACTTAGATACTTAATCACCTTTATATATATGCAATGAAATAGATTTCCTCTAGTTATGTATCTTGTCTACATCCAAGCAACTTTTAAGAGGTTACATATACTAGAAAAGAAAGGAGGGAGAAAAGATATGAAGCCTCTTTCGGTGAAAAATTTAGCAATGATTACGGCAGGCTATCTAGTGCACGGGTCAGAGGATACACTGATTCAGCATGGGGCTTATCGATTAAAACAAGTGAAAAAGTCCAATACGGCCCTTTTTACAAGTAAACGTATTGTCAATTGGAAAAGTCTAGAGCCACTTTCTCCTCTGGTGCTAGTGACCGATAGAGCTTATCGACCAACTGACATTCCCAACCATGTCATTATGATACAGGTAGCGAATGCAGAAGAGGCCTACTGGAAATTTGTTCATTTTTATCGCAGCCAGTTTCATATTCCGATTGTCGCCATCACAGGTACATCAGGTAAAACAACGACAAAAGAGATGATTAAACATATTCTTTCGGCTGATCGGAAAGTGACTGCGACGACACTTAGCAGTAATTCTAGAACCGCTTCCCTGCAATATTTATTAGGTATAGAGGAAGAAACAGAGGCTGCCGTTTTTGAAACAGCAGTTGGCTCACCAGGAGATGTCACGAATGCGGGGAAATATTTCAAACCGACAATCGGTATTATTACGAATATCGGAGCCCATCATTTAAATTATTGCAAAACATTAGAAGGCTATATCCAAGCAAAGGGAGAAATGCTAGATATCATTCATCCAAAAGGTACATTAATAATCAATGCTGAAGATGTGAATACAAAAAAAATAGATGTTTCGAGATTTCGTGGGCGTTTGATTAAGGTAGGAATGCATGATTCCTGTGATTTTCGAGCGAGCCATATCCACTATTATCAAAAGGGAATGAAATTTGTCCTGCACCATAACAGAAAAAGCTATGACATTCATGTGCCAGGATTTGGGGAGCATCAGGTTTATAATGCCCTTGCTGCCATTGCCGCAGTGTACGATATGGGGATGCCTATTCCAGTCGCAGCAAAACAGCTCCAATCATTCCGTCAATTGAAAAAACAACTGCAACTCTTTGAGGGCATTAATCATTCCATGTTATTGGATGATACATGGAGTATTACAACCACTTCCTTAGAGGCAGCCTTAAAAGTGTTGAATGAGCTAGGTGACGGCAAGAAGAAGATTGCTGTTATTGGTACGATTAC encodes:
- a CDS encoding ABC transporter ATP-binding protein, producing MITFDNVSKQYDNDQIAVKELNVEIKKGEFFVIIGPSGCGKTTLLKMINRLIPLTAGTIWINDKRISDYNIHELRWSIGYVLQQIALFPHMTIEENIAIVPELKKWSKKKIHQRVDELLALVGLEPAKYRQRKPKELSGGEQQRVGVVRALAADPEIILMDEPFSALDPISRTKLQDDLLEMQRTIQKTIVFVSHDMQEALKLGDRLCIMKDGEIVQIGTPQQLLQNPVNDFVQQFIGGKQTDQWFTMHDVLQPIVATNDFEDTIPVDASFTMLLEKLAKHDLLGVEENGKRIGMVTRASMLRYLAEDSKKRGHAHGG
- the opuFB gene encoding osmoprotectant update ABC transporter permease/substrate-binding subunit OpuFB (The ABC transporter OpuF is widely distributed in Bacillus species other than B. subtilis. OpuFA is the ATP-binding subunit, while OpuFB is a fusion of permease and substrate-binding subunits.), with the protein product MVANVVDVFQERKAQLLAALLEHIQISFIALFFAVLIAIPLGIYLTNKKKIAESIIGVSAVLQTIPSLALLGLLIPLFGIGKVPAIIALVVYALLPILRNTYTGINEVDPSLKEAALAMGMNRSKRLVKVELPLAMPVMMAGIRTAMVLIVGTATLAALIGAGGLGDIILLGIDRNNTALILIGAIPAAILALIFDVALKKLETLSFKKTMTTLSAISLAALVMIFFPLLSSKQQDEIVIAGKLGAEPEILINMYKLLIEQETDLTVQLKPGLGKTSFVFNALKSGSIDIYPEFTGTAISEFLKEEAINHNQEDVYRQAKEGMQEQFDMVMLSPMSYNNTYALAVSQELAESYQLQKISDLKPIEQKVKAGFTLEFNDREDGYVGIQKRYGIAFTTLATMEPKLRYQAIQSGDINLLDAYSTDSEIRQYKLRVLEDDQALFPPYQGAPLLRKETLTDYPEIGKALNQLADRITDDEMREMNYQVNVEGKLAAEVAKEYLVKVELLK
- a CDS encoding DUF2975 domain-containing protein, producing MGQTIQSKEFRWMTKGLRTVFTIIMVMMIFALTMLAIFMVGAMVVSEQQVNHLLAKGSVTAAVQLEGLEMKLADHVTRDIHYSKKDVVTFLFTATIYIAILLIMIVQVRNILSNLSKGIIFSLANSKKMERIAYCVMVLSLTVNAFRTYTVYLIMQQFQLESRFVESGLIKGISYHFTGIHWTLLLCGVVIWTIARIFRYGAFLQDEYDATA
- a CDS encoding helix-turn-helix domain-containing protein, giving the protein MTIIIRLDRMLADRKMQLSELAEKVDVSIVNLSNLKTGKVRAVRFSTLNAICKALGCQPGDILEYVEEEDHI
- a CDS encoding DMT family transporter, with the protein product MTAFSFLMLAIIAEVFASSMLKRTEGFTRIGPSIGVVVGYGTAFYYLALTLKVIPIGTAYAIWAGLGTALTAIVGVVLYKERFNRKKVLGILCIIMGVVVLNLAGGH
- a CDS encoding DMT family transporter, coding for MKGYLFLTLSIISEVLATTMLKFSDGFTVLAPSLAVAIGYGISFYSLSLCLKTMPLSLAYAIWSGVGTALTVLVGIVIWHDMFTVYSAIGIALIIGGVILLNQGDKGGEELES
- a CDS encoding HAD family hydrolase, producing the protein MIKALIFDFDGTIIDTETAWYNVFRDAYAQCGVDLSLATYAKCLGTNLQTFNPYTYLVTHHQIQLDVEAFQTSIQQRHAQWMETGTLRPGILTLLQQAKEAGLQIGLASSSSRQWIDLYVDKLGIRHYFDCFCTADTVTNVKPDPELYLQALEQLGVEANEAIAIEDSPNGAQAAVAAGLYTVVMPNEITKQLPFNTKHNTVDTLEHCTIQDFLACFSK
- a CDS encoding YheC/YheD family protein — translated: MKGSLAMTIIGMLHHRLDPTTVLKSYAFAAVAKAEGATFFYFTPKSVDFAKRSIRAKVYEDGQWQEKTMPFPDVIYNAGSPEKLSVSKEIIDRLKEEIPFTTHSIGNKWNVMKRLQEAKEFEQYLIPSEIVKDADLFHKFVNYYKRVVFKPIDGRKGKGIYFIMKAGAKYFEVRKDSITTTYTKPQLDALIKEQLASGTFIMQPYIQSVTRSGQVYDFRLHVQKNGEGKWVVTTVYPRIAPNGSIIPNINNGGYTNYLDPFLEQEFKEEAYNIRRMLEHFSLSLAHHLDEIQMAKFGEVIDEIGIDVGLDQNQKIWMYEVNWRPGCPPAFYLELDVVIHSIRYAMYLAKNQKPLKKKIVQQKSKQVETKKSLPIIAITGSAGKTTTKAFVGSILSKKWNVFESKDYWNTTEHTKKHKEEINDTHQAVVLEYGMAYPGIITNHCSIIQPNISIVTNIGLAHVGNFDGDVRGVAKAKSELIHGMDQQGLLIVNQDDDNSRYLETQQFKGKIITVGIKKEADYRAYDLQYKDVGMSFKMKLHGQEIDLYIPILGEHHVYNALNAVAVADLLGFSPLDIQAGLNFKKPPRRLTIYNCRDDITVIDDTVHSHPQGVRAALDVLTNIATNRKVAIIGQMRELGVLREEEYRKVGEYVHEIGIDEFITYGFRTDEMSNAAIAKGMDPARVHHFINKDQLHVLLEKLIKPHDTILVKGASKTNMFETVKFLDQTFKEE
- a CDS encoding ATP-grasp domain-containing protein, which produces MIYLKAIVFIGTNKSGSSREATRAAEKLGYFTVLFTNNEKQLQQRRAYPDIHKMILIDTFDIESMKDEIEKLGKTGLNIKSIVSFVDPFVHVASMLCDEFCQNYTSSSAIETMEDKEKTRKFLQDQPYSPKFSLMKPNEPIAKNLTFPLIVKSPKSTGSKDVLLATDADQLNNHLKALRSKNPYETIMIEEYLDGPQYLVEAVVYQRQPHVIGIIEQEITQGKRFIITGYGVLVKAPQNIQSGIEEVLHSIVKAFGIENGALHLELRLTQNGWKLIEINPRISGGAMNNMLQAALGFSLVEETLKILLGEQPNLQPRHKKFVYTKYVIVESRGILEKVIGRARATKSTGVVEVYVKPRKGTLLTPPLSMGHRYAYVIAEGATLKEARNHAINAAKEIKFILRV
- a CDS encoding Mur ligase family protein yields the protein MKPLSVKNLAMITAGYLVHGSEDTLIQHGAYRLKQVKKSNTALFTSKRIVNWKSLEPLSPLVLVTDRAYRPTDIPNHVIMIQVANAEEAYWKFVHFYRSQFHIPIVAITGTSGKTTTKEMIKHILSADRKVTATTLSSNSRTASLQYLLGIEEETEAAVFETAVGSPGDVTNAGKYFKPTIGIITNIGAHHLNYCKTLEGYIQAKGEMLDIIHPKGTLIINAEDVNTKKIDVSRFRGRLIKVGMHDSCDFRASHIHYYQKGMKFVLHHNRKSYDIHVPGFGEHQVYNALAAIAAVYDMGMPIPVAAKQLQSFRQLKKQLQLFEGINHSMLLDDTWSITTTSLEAALKVLNELGDGKKKIAVIGTITDLGSWGYIIHEQAGELIQRIGVDVLITIGEHARIMADHAVKLGFSAPVYTFKNSTLVYPLLQKIVDENTIILIKGDMYSKQVSTLATELKLKPPPPAN